From a region of the Cutaneotrichosporon cavernicola HIS019 DNA, chromosome: 7a genome:
- the TUF1 gene encoding uncharacterized protein (This protein promotes the GTP-dependent binding of aminoacyl-tRNA to the A-site of ribosomes during protein biosynthesis) produces MLRSRLQSGIAAASRTELRVARPLAASLQAKVAARAYTRPSVARAAMLTPMTFGAVRNYAAEAGGRFSRAKPHFNIGTIGHVDHGKTTLTAAITKHLSEKGGGTFMDYSQIDKAPEEKARGITISTSHVEYETDNRHYAHIDCPGHADYIKNMITGAAQLDGAIIVVSATDGQMPQTREHLLLARQVGIKKLLVFINKVDQVDDPEMLELVDMEMRDLLSEYEFDGENTPIVMGSALAALEGRNPEIGATKIQELMDAADNWLDLPERDLDKPFMMYVEDVFSISGRGTVATGKVERGTITKGSEIEIVGMGSNLKTTLTGIEMFHKELDRGEAGDNMGALLRGVKREQIRRGMVLAAPGTVKSVKKFKCQLYILSKEEGGRLTPFMDNYRPQLFIRTIDVTCALHFPEGTANVHEKLVMPGDNVEMVGELVHDIALEAGSRFTLREGGRTVGTGIVSDVY; encoded by the exons ATGCTCAGGTCCCGCCTTCAGTCCGGTATCGCCGCTGCCTCGCGCACCGAGCTCCGTG TCGCGCGcccgctcgccgcctcgctccaggccaaggtggccgcgcgcgcgtacACCCGCCCCTCGGTTGCTCGCGCCGCCATGCTTACCCCCATGA CCTTCGGAGCCGTCCGCAACTACGCTGCTGAGGCTGGCGGCCGCTTCTCGCGCGCCAAGCCCCACTTCAACATCGGCACCATCGGTCACGTCGACCACGGCAAGACCACTCTTACCGCTGCCATCACCAAGCACCTCTCGGAGAAGGGCGGTGGTACGTTTATGGACTACTCGCAGATCGACAAGGCACCCGAAGAGAAGGCTCGTGGTATTAccatctcgacctcgcaTGTCGAGTACGAGACGGACAACCGCCACTACGCCCACATTGACTGCCCTGGCCACGCCGACTACATCAAGAACATGATTACCGGTGCGGCTCAGCTTGACGGCGCCATCATTGTCGTGTCGGCGACCGACGGCCAGATGCCCCAGACGCGTGAGCatctgctcctcgcccgccagGTCGGCATCAAGAAGCTCCTTGTCTTCATCAACAAGGTCGACCAGGTTGACGACCCCGAGAtgctcgagcttgtcgacaTGGAGATGCGTGACCTCCTCTCCGAGTACGAATTTGACGGCGAGAACACGCCCATTGTCATGGGCTCGGctcttgccgccctcgagggCCGCAACCCCGAGATTGGTGCCACCAAGATCCAGGAGCTCATGGACGCTGCCGACAACTGGCTCGACCTCCCCGAGCGTGACCTCGACAAGCCCTTCATGATGtacgtcgaggacgtctTCTCGATTTCGGGCCGTGGCACGGTCGCCActggcaaggtcgagcgcggcacCATCACTAAGGGTTCCGAGATTGAGATTGTCGGCATGGGCTCCAACCTCAAGACTACCCTCACCGGTATCGAGATGTTCcacaaggagctcgaccgcgGCGAGGCTGGTGACAACATGGGCGCTCTTCTCCGTGGTGTCAAGCGCGAGCAGATCCGCCGCGGCAtggtcctcgccgctcccGGTACCGTCAAGTCCGTCAAGAAGTTCAAGTGCCAGCTTTACATTCTctccaaggaggagggtggcCGCCTGACCCCCTTCATGGACAACTACCGCCCACAGCTGTTCATCCGCACCATTGACGTGACCTGCGCCCTTCACTTCCCCGAGGGTACCGCCAACGTCCACGAGAAGCTCGTCATGCCCGGTGACAACGTCGAGAtggttggcgagctcgtccacGACATTGCCCTTGAGGCCGGCTCGCGCTTCACCCTCCGTGAGGGTGGCCGTACTGTTGGCACCGGTATCGTCTCCGACGTGTACTAA